Proteins encoded in a region of the Scatophagus argus isolate fScaArg1 chromosome 1, fScaArg1.pri, whole genome shotgun sequence genome:
- the swap70a gene encoding switch-associated protein 70 translates to MWLREELLKFIWHAFTALDVDQRGKVSKSQLKVLSHNLCTVMKIPHDPVALEEHFKDDNKGPLSNQGYMPYLNRFILDKVQEEFDVQEFSKMCWTLCYNKNICTKRLLISEEDAFKVWCIFNFLSEDKYPLVIITEEIEYFLRKLMEAMGSGWSEEKFADYKLNAKNNCLTAWELIDLLGMGYFSKGMNAQTLSMGINEVFQEFILDVLKQGYMMKKGHKRKNWTERWFVLRPNSVSYYVSEDLVEKKGDIILDQNCCVESLPDKEGKKCLFIIKCTDKSFEISASDKKKKQEWIQVIQTCIQLLRLGLSSPHREARLRRRELRQRQQADEENLAERMKQLQMANEYKQRQLEAMQRQMEEAAAKAAMEEQRRRKNQVDLQDRYRLDLEREKMVRQQMEEQVAQKSGELEQYLQRVRELEDMYHRLEEALEDERQAKLDEEATHKLQARLLEEEAAKRIELEQIYLQQQRALSQTKAEKQELVAAQLAKEKDLQAVMMQLDQLERERQGALEQYKEVSRKLERASNKTKTWKDKVAKQEGLVRLIQPGHKGPQRITNWGPASFTDTELELRKKSWQEMKNQGAQAQ, encoded by the exons ATGTGGCTTCGAGAGGAGCTTTTGAAATTCATATGGCACGCATTCACAGCCCTGGACGTGGACCAGCGTGGAAAAGTTTCCAAATCTCAGTTGAAG GTGCTGTCTCACAACCTTTGCACAGTGATGAAGATCCCTCATGACCCTGTTGCCCTTGAAGAGCATTTCAAAGATGATAATAAAGGGCCTCTGTCCAACCAGGGCTACATGCCTTACCTCAACAGGTTTATTCTTGACAAG GTGCAGGAAGAGTTTGATGTGCAGGAGTTCAGCAAGATGTGTTGGACTCTGTGttacaacaaaaatatctgCACTAAACGTTTACTCATCTCAGAAGAAGATGCTTTTAAAGTCTGGTGCATTTTCAACTTTCTGTCAGAAGACAAATACCCACTAGTCATCATTACTGAAGAG ATCGAGTACTTCCTGCGAAAGCTGATGGAGGCCATGGGGAGTGGATGGAGTGAAGAAAAATTTGCAGATTACAAGCTGAATGCAAAGAATAACTGCCTGACTGCCTGGGAGCTGATTGATCTGCTGGGGATGGGTTATTTCAGCAAGGGCATGAACGCCCAGACCCTGTCCATGGGCATCAATGAGGTCTTTCAAGAATTCATACTGGATGTGCTCAAGCAG GGATACATGATGAAAAAGGGCCACAAACGGAAGAACTGGACTGAGCGCTGGTTTGTCCTTCGACCCAACTCAGTGTCCTATTACGTCAGTGAGGATCTTGTGGAGAAGAAAGGGGACATCATTCTGGACCAGAACTGTTGTGTGGAG TCTCTTCCAgataaagaaggaaagaaatgcCTGTTTATTATCAAATGCACTGACAAAAGCTTTGAAATCAGTGCatcagataaaaagaaaaagcaggaatGGATTCAAG TTATTCAAACATGCATCCAGCTGTTGAGGTTGGGACTGTCGTCTCCTCACCGCGAGGCCCGGCTGAGGCGCCGGGAGCTCCGGCAGAGGCAGCAGGCGGACGAAGAGAACCTAGCAGAGAGGATGAAGCAGCTCCAGATGGCCAATGAGTACAAACAGAGGCAGCTGGAAGCTATGCAGAGG CAAATGGAAGAGGCTGCGGCAAAAGCAGCAATGGAGgaacagagaaggaggaaaaatcAGGTAGACCTGCAGGATCGCTACAGACTggacctggagagagagaaaatg GTGCGTCAGCagatggaggagcaggtggCTCAGAAGTCCGGTGAACTAGAGCAGTACCTACAGCGCGTGCGCGAGCTGGAGGACATGTACCATCGACTGGAGGAGGCCTTAGAGGACGAGAGGCAGGCCAAGCTGGACGAGGAGGCCACCCACAAGCTGCAGGCCAg gctgctggaggaggaggcagcaaAGAGGATCGAGCTGGAGCAGATctacctgcagcagcagagggcgCTGTCTCAGACCAAGGCGGAGAAGCAGGAGCTGGTGGCTGCACAGCTGGCCAAAGAGAAAGACCTGCAGGCAGTCATGATGCAGCTGGACCAACTGGAGAGGGAGCGGCAGGGCGCGCTGGAGCAGTACAAG GAGGTGTCTAGGAAGCTTGAACGTGCatcaaacaagacaaagactTGGAAGGACAAGGTGGCCAAACAAGAGGGCCTGGTGCGCCTCATCCAGCCAG GCCATAAAGGACCTCAGAGGATCACTAACTGGGGTCCTGCTTCATTCACCGACACTGAGCTGGAGCTGAGGAAGAAGTCTTGGCAGGAGATGAAGAACCAGGGGGCTCAGGCTCAGTGA
- the ipo7 gene encoding importin-7 has protein sequence MDPESLVEALRGTMDPNLREAAERQLNEGHTQVNFVSTLLRVTMSDQLDLPVRQAGVIYLKNMITQHWSDGDGSGTETPVNNIPEEDRQFIRDNIVEAIIHSPERIRVQLTTCIHHMIKHDYPGKWTTIVDKIGFYLQSDNSAGWLGILLCLYQLVKNYEYKKPEERQPLVAAMHIFMPMLKDRFIQLIPDHSSDSVLIQKQIFKILYALFQYNLPLELINRQNLTEWMEILKTVVDRDVPPETMQIDEDERPELPWWKCKKWALHILARLFERYGSPGNTTKEYTEFADLFLKEYAVPAQQVLLKVLYQYKEKQYVAPRVLQQTLNYINQGIAHALTWRNLKPHIQGIIQDVVFPLMCYTDSDEELWQEDPYEYIRMKFDVFEDFISPTTAAQTLLFTACNKRKEVLQKTMGFCYQILTDPASDPRKKDGALHMIGSLAEILLKKKIYKDQMEFMLQNHVFPLFRSDLGYMRARACWVLHYFCEVKFKSDQNLQTALELTRLCLINDNEMPVKVEAAIALQVLISNQEKAKEYITPFIRPVMQALLHIVRETENDDLTNVIQKMICEYSEEVTPIAVEMTQHLAMTFNQVIQTGPDEEGGDDKAVTAMGILNTIDTLLSVVEDHKEITQQLEGICLQVIGTVLQQHVLEFYEEILSLAHSLTCQQVSPQMWQLLPLVYEVFQQDGFDYFTDMMPLLHNYVTVDTDTLLSDTKYLEIIYSMCKKVLTGDPGEDPECHAAKLLEVIILQCKGRGIDQVVPLFVAAALERLTREVKTSELRTMCLQVAIAALYYSPPLLLNTLENLRFPNNTEPITNHFITQWLKDIDCFLGLHDRKMCILGLCALMDLEHRPQVVNQVAGQLLPAAILLFNGLKRAYACRAEHENEDDEDDEDGEDEDDNAELGSDEDDIDDEGQEYLEMLAKQAGEDGDDEDWEEDDAEETALEGYTTAVDDEDNLVDEYQIFKAILQNIQSRDPAWYQALTQALDEEQGKHLQDIGTLADQRRAAHESKMIEKHGGYKFTAPVVPPTFNFGGTAPGMN, from the exons ATGGATCCAGAGTCTTTGGTCGAGGCCCTTCGGGGGACGATGGACCCCAATCTGCGAGAGGCCGCGGAGAGACAACTGAACGAG GGTCACACCCAGGTAAATTTTGTGTCCACTTTGCTGCGTGTCACCATGTCTGATCAACTGGATTTGCCCGTCAGGCAAGCAG GTGTGATTTACCTTAAGAACATGATAACTCAGCACTGGAGTGATGGAGACGGTTCAGGCACAGAGACGCCTGTCAATAACATCCCTGAGGAGGACAGGCAGTTCATTCGAGACAACATAGTGGAGGCCATCATCCACTCCCCGGAGCGCATCAG GGTCCAGTTGACAACGTGTATCCACCACATGATCAAGCATGACTACCCTGGCAAGTGGACGACCATCGTGGACAAGATTGGCTTCTACCTGCAGTCAGACAACAGTGCCGGATGGCTGGGCATCTTGCTCTGCCTTTACCAGCTTGTCAAAAACTATGA ATATAAGAAACCTGAAGAGCGTCAGCCTCTGGTGGCCGCCATGCACATCTTCATGCCCATGCTGAAAGACCGCTTCATCCAGCTGATCCCTGACCACTCCAGTGACTCTGTCCTCATACAGAAACAGATCTTCAAGATCCTCTATGCCCTCTTTCAG TACAACCTCCCCCTGGAGCTCATTAACAGACAGAACCTGACAGAATGGATGGAGATCCTGAAGACAGTAGTGGATAGAGATGTGCCTCCG GAGACCATGCAGATAGATGAAGATGAGCGACCCGAGCTGCCATGGTGGAAGTGTAAGAAGTGGGCCCTTCACATCTTGGCTCGATTGTTTGAGAG GTATGGAAGTCCAGGCAACACAACCAAAGAGTACACAGAGTTTGCTGATCTTTTCCTCAAGGAATATGCAGTTCCTGCACAGCAG GTGCTGCTGAAAGTCTTATACCAGTACAAGGAAAAGCAATACGTGGCTCCTAGAGTACTCCAACAGACACTCAACTACATCAACCAGGGTATAGCACATGCTCTGACGTGGAGAAACCTCAAACCACACATCCAG ggcATCATTCAGGATGTGGTTTTCCCCCTCATGTGTTATACAGACAGTGATGAGGAACTGTGGCAGGAGGATCCATACGAGTACATTCGCATGAAATTTG ATGTCTTTGAGGACTTCATCTCTCCAACAACAGCTGCACAAACGCTCCTTTTCACTGCCTGCAACAAGAGGAAAGAG GTTCTGCAAAAGACTATGGGCTTCTGCTACCAGATTCTCACTGATCCCGCATCTGATCCCAGGAAAAAGGACGGTGCGCTCCACATGATTGGCTCCTTGGCTGAAATATTGCTCAAG aaaaaaatttaTAAGGACCAGATGGAGTTCATGCTGCAGAATCATGTCTTCCCCCTGTTCCGCAGTGACCTGGGCTACATGAGAGCCAGG GCTTGCTGGGTGCTGCATTACTTCTGTGAGGTTAAGTTCAAAAGCGACCAGAACCTGCAGACCGCTCTTGAGCTGACCCGCCTTTGCCTAATCAATGACAACGAGATGCCGGTTAAGGTGGAGGCCGCTATTGCCCTGCAGGTTCTTATCAGCAACCAGGAGAAAG CCAAAGAGTACATCACTCCGTTCATCCGGCCAGTGATGCAGGCACTTCTGCACATTGTCAGGGAAACGGAGAACGATGACCTCACCAATGTCATACAGAAGATGATCTGTGAATACAGCGAGGAAGTCACTCCAATTGCTGTGGAGATGACACAACACTTG GCGATGACGTTCAACCAGGTGATTCAGACAGGCCctgatgaggagggaggagatgaCAAGGCTGTGACGGCTATGGGCATCCTCAACACCATCGACACATTGCTAAGCGTGGTGGAGGACCACAAAGAG ATCACCCAGCAGTTGGAGGGCATCTGTCTGCAGGTAATAGGCACTGTGCTGCAGCAACATGTACTGG AGTTCTATGAGGAGATCCTCTCCCTGGCTCACAGCCTGACCTGCCAGCAGGTGTCACCACAGATGTGGCAGCTCCTTCCACTGGTGTATGAGGTCTTCCAGCAGGATGGATTTGACTActtcacag ATATGATGCCTCTTCTTCACAACTATGTCACAGTTGACACAGACACCCTGCTGTCTGACACCAAATACCTGGAAATCATTTATAGCATGTGCAAGAAG GTCTTGACAGGTGATCCAGGTGAAGACCCAGAGTGCCATGCGGCCAAGCTACTGGAGGTGATCATTCTGCAGTGCAAAGGTCGTGGTATTGACCAG GTTGTGCCGTTGTTTGTGGCTGCTGCATTGGAGCGTTTGACGCGGGAGGTGAAGACCAGTGAGCTGAGGACTATGTGCCTGCAGGTGGCCATCGCTGCTCTTTACTACAGCCCCCCTCTTCTCCTCAACACTTTAGAGAATCTGCGCTTTCCAAACAACACTGAGCCTATCACTAACCACTTCATAACCCAGTGGCTTAAAGATATCGACTGCTTCCTTGG TCTCCACGACAGAAAGATGTGTATTCTTGGACTTTGTGCTCTCATGGACCTGGAGCACAGGCCTCAGGTTGTCAACCAAGTGGCCGGCCAGCTTCTTCCAGCAGCCATCCTGCTGTTCAATGGCCTCAAGAGAGCATATGCGTGTCGAGCAGAGCATGAGAATGAAGATGACGAGGATGACGAAGATGGGGAAGACGAGGATGACAACG CTGAGCTGGGCAGTGACGAGGACGACATTGACGATGAGGGCCAGGAGTACCTGGAGATGCTGGCAAAGCAGGcaggagaggatggagatgaTGAAGACTGGGAGGAGGATGATGCCGAGGAGACGGCACTTGAGGGCTACACTACAGCAGTAGATGATGAAGACAACTTAGTGGACGAGTATCAGATCTTTAAAGCCATACTACAGA ACATCCAGTCCCGCGACCCAGCATGGTACCAGGCACTAACACAGGCCCTCGATGAGGAACAGGGCAAACACCTTCAGGACATTGGAACTCTTGCAGACCAGAGACGGGCAGCACATG AATCCAAGATGATCGAGAAACACGGCGGGTACAAGTTCACAGCGCCAGTAGTGCCGCCTACTTTCAACTTTGGAGGCACTGCTCCTGGAATGAATTGA